The genomic interval GATCTCGGGTAATGACGTTATGATATGCAATTCCCCCTTTTCTGAGGATGCGAAACGACTCGGCCGCGGCGCGCCTGGGATTCCTGACATGCTCCAAGACGCCGAAGGACGTCACCATATCCACTTGCTCGGACTCCAAAGGTAGTTGAGAAAACCGGTGCGGATACAGAAAAGACATCCTGGCCGCATTCAAATACGTTCTTCCTCCCCTCTCCTGGAAGCAGGCCGACCAACGGCGTGTGCATCGATTCGCGTCGAGATCGTGCTCGCGCGCGAAACGCCCGAGGTCTTCCAGACACTTGGCGTACGCTGTCTTGTGCTCGCTGACATCGGGGAAAGATGCATTGAACAGGTATGCATCGATGGAAAATACGAATTCGCTCCACAGAGACAAAAGGCTCAACTCAAATCCGAAGAATCCCCCTGACCCTATGTGCGCGACCGTCTCCAGCCCCTTCATGAACCCTAGCTTCGAGTCATATCTCACAAGCTCCGTCAGTTTTCCAAGTACATCGTGGGGATATCTTCCCACTTTAAAGAAATCGATTCCTTCGATGAGGCCCATCTCTCTCAACTGATGCGCGATGGCGTCTCTTCCGGAAATCGAAGTGATAATGATCATCGAATAGGCGATTCGGGTCAAGGACCCGGGTTCGAAAATGGGAAACCCAAGCAGCCTTTTCCCCCACATGCAAGGGTCGTTATCGATCAAGCCGACGATTTCCTTTTCCAACCCACGTTTCCGAAAATAAGCAATCATTTCCTCGGAACCGTGGCCGGCGCCGAAGAGCAGCACTTTCTCACCTTCTTTTAACTCAGGTACTTCGTGTTTGTTGATCCATTGAGCGTCATCCATACTACCTATCTCCGAAAAGAAATTGTTCTTTTCATTCCGCGGGATCGCCCGACAGCTGTAAACATCCTCTCATAAGCCTCATAAGCCCTCGGAACTTCAAGGATCCGTGGCCGGAAAGCTGACAGCCATACGGCGCTCCCTGTATAATCCTACCATACACCCACCTTTCGGAGTACAGGAGTTCAGAATGAAGGCGCTTAGTTTTAAGGAACACGGCGGCCCAGAGGTATTGACATACACCGACGTTCCCGATCCCCAGCCCCCGGGTCCGGGTGAAGTCCTCGTTCAAGTGAAAGCGACGAGCCTCAACCATCTGGATATCTGGGTGCAGAAGGGTTGGCCCCACCTGGAACTGGCCATGCCGCATTGGGGAGGGGCTGATGTATCGGGCGTCATCGCGGACCTGGGTGAGGGGGTCCGGGATTGGGAAATCGGCCGTAGGGTCGTGGTGGATCCGGGCATCAGTACGCGTGAGGACGAATTCACACGTAGCGGAGAAGACAGTGTGAGTCCAGGCTATCGAGTATTGGGAGAAAACGTACGTGGCGCCCATGCCGAATATGTAACCATTCCCGCGAAGAACCTGGTGGCTATGCCGGCTCACCTCGATTTTCCGTCCGCTGCGGCACCTCTGTTGGTGACCCTCGCTGCCTGGCGTATGCTCATCACCAGGGCCCGACTCCGTGCAGGAGAGACCATACTGATCGTGGGAGCGGGTGGCGGCGTGAACAGCATGGCCATTCAAATCGCAAAACTGGCCGGCGCCAAGGTGTACGTGGTGGCCGGCGGAGCCCATAAAGCCGCATTGGCCGAGGAGTTGGGGGCCGATCTTATTCTGGATCGAAACAAGGTCGACTGGGGTCGCGAAATCTTCCGGATCACCGAACATCGCGGAGTGGACGTGGTGGTGGACAATGTGGGAGCGGCCACCCTCGAGACCAGCATTCATGCGGTGGTTCGGGGCGGCCGCATCGTGATCATCGGAAATACCAGAGGACCTCAAACCCAGATCGACATCCGATATATTTTTGGGAAGCAGATTTCCCTGGTGGGAAGCACGATGGGCTCTCATCAGGATTTCTTTAAGGTAACGGAACTCCTGTGGTCCGGAAAACTCCGGCCGGTAATCGATCGTGTGATGCCTCTGAGAGAAGGCGTCGAGGCTTGCACATTAATGGAACGAGGGAAATTATTTGGAAAAGTCGTGCTCGAGCCCTGAGCCGACCACGGTTTGCCGTCATGGGGGGGAAACGTTTGAACCCGTCCCTGGCGGGTCTTCCATATCTCCTTTTCGTACCCTCCCATGCCCGCGACCAGGTGCGGGATGCCCGATCCGGATGCCCGCTCCCGGTCTTTATGCCTTGGGCCGCCGGATCATTCCTCGTTTTGAACCATGCCGCTCGCCCGGTTCAAGACTTCCCGTGCGATGATCAGTTTCTGGATGTCCTGGGTGCCTTCTCCCAGGGAAGAAGCCCAGGCATCCATTGGAAACTTGTGGATGGGATGCTCGAACACAACGGAGGCCGCTCCGAAGAGATCCGCAGCCCAGGAGCTTACTTCCCGGGCTATCTGAACCGCCAGGTATTTGGCCATCGAAGAATGGATTCGGATCGGCCGGCCGGCGTCTTTGGTCCGACAAGCGTTCCAGACCATGAGACGGGCCGCTTCCAGACGCGAGTACAGGTCGGCCATCTCGAAGGTCTTTGCCTGAAACTCGCTGATCGGCTTTCCGAACAGCTTGCGTTTCCGCATATGTTCCAGCCCCAGTTCGAAAGCGCCAACCGCCGTTCCCGTGGTGAGGGCGCTGATGGGCAATCGGCTTTGGGTGAAAACCGACAACACCTGCTGCAGCCCTTTCCCCTGCGTTCCCATCAGGTTTTCTTCCGGAACAACCACATCGTTGAGCTGAACACGAGTCAGATCGGAAGGGATCCAGACGCGCTTGTTCAGCTTCTTTCGGATAACTCCTTCTGACGTCAGATCCACCAGGTACATGGAGATGCGCCGACTTCTTTCGGCCGTGGGATCCGATACCGCCGTCAATATCGTAAGATCGCTTATCGAACCGTTCGTGACGTAAGCTTTGCCGCCGAAAAGCCGCCATCCCTGCCCTGCCCGTCTTTCCGCACGGGTCCTTATGGAAGCCACGTCACTCCCCGCGTCCAGTTCGGTGTTTCCGAGGCACAGAAGCGTCTCGCCGCGCGCTGCCTTCTCCCAATAGCGCTGTTTGTGGTCTTCCGATCCGAACATCCACAAGGCCTGCATTCCCAGAGACGTTTGAGCGAGCATCGCCACTGCGACGCCGGGTGCAGTCCTGGCGAGAGTCTCGATAAGCACAGCCAGTTCCAACGTGGGTTTCTGAATCCATCGCCCCGTCAACCGATCAAAACCCAGCCAGCCTTCCCTACCCAATGTTTCGAAAAACGTCCTCGGGATGGCCCCGTCCTGGTACCACCCCGGCAGGTTCGAAATCAGGTGCGTGTCAAGGAACGAGTTGAAACGTGTGTTTCGTTCGATCACTTCTTCGGGGATCGGAAACAGGATGGATTGGTTCGACATAC from Deltaproteobacteria bacterium carries:
- a CDS encoding zinc-binding dehydrogenase translates to MKALSFKEHGGPEVLTYTDVPDPQPPGPGEVLVQVKATSLNHLDIWVQKGWPHLELAMPHWGGADVSGVIADLGEGVRDWEIGRRVVVDPGISTREDEFTRSGEDSVSPGYRVLGENVRGAHAEYVTIPAKNLVAMPAHLDFPSAAAPLLVTLAAWRMLITRARLRAGETILIVGAGGGVNSMAIQIAKLAGAKVYVVAGGAHKAALAEELGADLILDRNKVDWGREIFRITEHRGVDVVVDNVGAATLETSIHAVVRGGRIVIIGNTRGPQTQIDIRYIFGKQISLVGSTMGSHQDFFKVTELLWSGKLRPVIDRVMPLREGVEACTLMERGKLFGKVVLEP
- a CDS encoding acyl-CoA dehydrogenase family protein, with product MSNQSILFPIPEEVIERNTRFNSFLDTHLISNLPGWYQDGAIPRTFFETLGREGWLGFDRLTGRWIQKPTLELAVLIETLARTAPGVAVAMLAQTSLGMQALWMFGSEDHKQRYWEKAARGETLLCLGNTELDAGSDVASIRTRAERRAGQGWRLFGGKAYVTNGSISDLTILTAVSDPTAERSRRISMYLVDLTSEGVIRKKLNKRVWIPSDLTRVQLNDVVVPEENLMGTQGKGLQQVLSVFTQSRLPISALTTGTAVGAFELGLEHMRKRKLFGKPISEFQAKTFEMADLYSRLEAARLMVWNACRTKDAGRPIRIHSSMAKYLAVQIAREVSSWAADLFGAASVVFEHPIHKFPMDAWASSLGEGTQDIQKLIIAREVLNRASGMVQNEE
- a CDS encoding methyltransferase domain-containing protein: MDDAQWINKHEVPELKEGEKVLLFGAGHGSEEMIAYFRKRGLEKEIVGLIDNDPCMWGKRLLGFPIFEPGSLTRIAYSMIIITSISGRDAIAHQLREMGLIEGIDFFKVGRYPHDVLGKLTELVRYDSKLGFMKGLETVAHIGSGGFFGFELSLLSLWSEFVFSIDAYLFNASFPDVSEHKTAYAKCLEDLGRFAREHDLDANRCTRRWSACFQERGGRTYLNAARMSFLYPHRFSQLPLESEQVDMVTSFGVLEHVRNPRRAAAESFRILRKGGIAYHNVITRDHRSFGRVEGYTPLSYRSCSEAEWDRINANKFYQNRVAPWQWKEFFLEAGFDLLLFDVLHEYEPDGGELSRFHADFARWSDDLQRQVDCVLIARRPS